One genomic window of Macrobrachium rosenbergii isolate ZJJX-2024 chromosome 51, ASM4041242v1, whole genome shotgun sequence includes the following:
- the Syx8 gene encoding syntaxin-8 isoform X1 produces the protein MKSIDKWLVDYERIEQEVREVRETLVKRWQTNVGTAEHALLTNRLRNSIPQAEKAVGNLLARIDDWELRNLTEREKERRIRLCETLQSSIKRVAMDFNDGRSSGATAHSSDFGWGVEEESVNTEGLTVEQVRERNRLVEQQQEAGLDVLSQVISRQKRIASAIGTEVDEQNDLLDEISERTTNTQNRLIDETDHIGVVQKKIRTWPELKRFSPQGCSSLHMYESLAP, from the exons ATGAAATCTATAGACAAGTG GCTCGTTGACTATGAAAGGATTGAACAGGAAGTACGTGAAGTAAGAGAAACTCTTGTTAAAAGATGGCAGACTAATGTTGGAACCGCAGAGCATGCTCTACTTACTAATCGTCTCAGAAACAGCATCCCGCAG GCAGAGAAAGCTGTTGGTAACCTGTTAGCCAGAATAGATGACTGGGAGTTGCGTAATTTGACAGAACGAGAAAAGGAAAGACGAATACGCCTTTGTGAAACACTGCAAAGCTCTATTAAGAGAGTAGCAATGGATTTTAATGATGG ACGAAGTTCTGGGGCTACAGCACACTCCTCTGACTTTGGTTGGGGTGTAGAAGAGGAAAGTGTAAATACAGAGGGTTTAACAGTGGAACAAGTAAGGGAAAGAAATCGCCTTGTTGAACAGC AGCAAGAAGCAGGATTAGATGTTCTGTCCCAAGTTATATCAAGACAGAAACGAATAGCATCTGCAATAGGCACCGAAGTTGATGAGCAAAATG ATTTACTTGATGAAATCTCTGAGAGAACTACAAATACCCAAAATCGGCTAATAGATGAAACTGATCACATTGGCgttgtacaaaagaaaataagaacatggC CTGAATTGAAGCGGTTTTCTCCGCAAGGCTGCTCTTCGCTGCACATGTATGAGAGCCTTGCCCCCTGA
- the Syx8 gene encoding syntaxin-8 isoform X2 → MKSIDKWLVDYERIEQEVREVRETLVKRWQTNVGTAEHALLTNRLRNSIPQAEKAVGNLLARIDDWELRNLTEREKERRIRLCETLQSSIKRVAMDFNDGRSSGATAHSSDFGWGVEEESVNTEGLTVEQVRERNRLVEQQQEAGLDVLSQVISRQKRIASAIGTEVDEQNDLLDEISERTTNTQNRLIDETDHIGVVQKKIRTWPYWLVIILLFIAIVIVAVW, encoded by the exons ATGAAATCTATAGACAAGTG GCTCGTTGACTATGAAAGGATTGAACAGGAAGTACGTGAAGTAAGAGAAACTCTTGTTAAAAGATGGCAGACTAATGTTGGAACCGCAGAGCATGCTCTACTTACTAATCGTCTCAGAAACAGCATCCCGCAG GCAGAGAAAGCTGTTGGTAACCTGTTAGCCAGAATAGATGACTGGGAGTTGCGTAATTTGACAGAACGAGAAAAGGAAAGACGAATACGCCTTTGTGAAACACTGCAAAGCTCTATTAAGAGAGTAGCAATGGATTTTAATGATGG ACGAAGTTCTGGGGCTACAGCACACTCCTCTGACTTTGGTTGGGGTGTAGAAGAGGAAAGTGTAAATACAGAGGGTTTAACAGTGGAACAAGTAAGGGAAAGAAATCGCCTTGTTGAACAGC AGCAAGAAGCAGGATTAGATGTTCTGTCCCAAGTTATATCAAGACAGAAACGAATAGCATCTGCAATAGGCACCGAAGTTGATGAGCAAAATG ATTTACTTGATGAAATCTCTGAGAGAACTACAAATACCCAAAATCGGCTAATAGATGAAACTGATCACATTGGCgttgtacaaaagaaaataagaacatggC cttATTGGTTGGTGATCATTCTTCTCTTCATTGCTATTGTTATTGTTGCAGTTTGGTAA